The Streptomyces cyanogenus DNA segment CGGGCACCCAGCCCGCCTGGGTCTCCGGATCAATCACGGTCAATGCGAGTCACCCCAGCCACGGTCTTCTGTCCGACCTCGACCGCGACCTCCACGCCCTCGGGCAGGTAGAGGTCGACACGCGAGCCGAAGCGGATCAGACCGATTCGGTCGCCCTGCTCGACCTTCGTGCCCTCCGGGATGTAGGGCACGATGCGGCGGGCCACCGCGCCGGCGATCTGGATCATCTCGATGTCGCCGAGTTCGGTGTCGAAATGCCAGACTACGCGCTCGTTGTTCTCGCTCTCCTTGTTGAAAGCCGGAACAAAGCCGCCGGGGATGTGCTCGACCGACGTCACGGTGCCCGCGAGGGGCGCGCGGTTGACGTGGACGTTGAGCGGGCTCATGAAGATCGCGACGCGGGTGCGCCCGTCCTTCCACGGCATGATGCTCTGCACCACACCGTCGGCGGGCGAGATGACCCGGCCCGGGGCGATCTCGCGCTCGGGGTCGCGGAAGAACCACAGCATGCCCGCCGCGAGCGCGGTGGCGGGCACGGCCACGGCCTTGGCGACGCCCGAGCGGCGGGCGCGGACCAGGCTGAGGGCTGCGGTGGCGACGGTCGGGAGAAGCCACGGCGATGCTCCGCGCGCGAGGCGTGCGCCTACCAGGCTGTCGCGGTGTGCAGAGGTTTGGCTGTGGGGCATGGATGACCTTCGTAGCGGATGATGCCGCGCTCTGACGGGGGACGGCGGCTTTCCCGGGATCGTACCGGGCGCGGGCCGCAACTCGGCAAGCGAGGAAGCCGAGTCGGCGGCCGAAGAGTGTCTACGGGGTGTGATCTTCTTCTCGAAGAAAACACCCCGTAACCGGACAATCAGCCCTGGAATCGATACTCCTCCAGCAGCCTGCGCCCGATGATCATTTTCTGGATCTCGGCGGTGCCTTCACCGATGAGCAGCATCGGGGCCTCACGGTAGAGGCGCTCGATCTCGTACTCCTTGGAGAAGCCGTAGCCGCCGTGGATCCGGAAGGCGTCCTCCACGACCTCCTTGCAGTACTCGGAGGCCAGGTACTTCGCCATGCCGGCTTCGAGGTCGTTTCGTTCCCCGGAGTCCTTTTTGCGGGCTGCGTTGACCATCATCGCATGCGCGGCCTCGACCTTGGTGGCCATCTCGGCCAGCTTGAACTGGATGGCCTGGTGCTGGGCGATCGGCTTGCCGAAGGTGTGCCGCTGCTGGGCGTACTGGACGCCGAGCTCGAAGGCGCGCTGGGCGACGCCGCAGCCACGCGCGGCGACGTTGACACGGCCGACCTCCACGCCGTCCATCATTTGGTAAAAACCTCGGCCGGTGACCCCACCGAGCACCCGGTCGGCCGGAATGCGCAGGCCGTCCATGATCAGCTCGGTGGTGTCGACGCCCTTGTAGCCCATCTTGTCGATCTTGCCGGGGATGGTGAGGCCCGGGCGGACCTCGCCGAAGCCCGGCTCCTTCTCGATCAGGAAGGTGGTCATCGACTTGTGCGGGGCCGTGCCCTCGGGGTGTCCTTCGTCACTGCGGACCAGGACGGCCACGAGCGAGGACGTGCCGCCGTTGGTCAGCCACATCTTCTGGCCGTTCAGGACGTACTCGTCGCCGTCCTTGACCGCCTTCGACGTGATGGCGGACACGTCCGAGCCCAGGCCCGGCTCCGACATCGAGAAGGCGCCCCGGATGTCGCCGGCCGCCATCCGCGGCAGGAAGTGGTCCTTCTGCTCCTGCGTGCCGTGCTGCTTGAGCATGTACGCGACGATGAAGTGGGTGTTGATGATGCCGGACACCGACATCCAGCCACGGGCGATCTCCTCCACGCACAGCGCGTAGGTGAGGAGGGACTCGCCCAGACCCCCGTACTCCTCGGGGATCATCAGACCGAACAGACCCAGCTCCTTGAGCCCGTCCACGATCTGCTGCGGATACTCGTCGCGGTGCTCCAGCTCGGTCGCGACCGGGATGATCTCCTTGTCGACAAAGTCACGGACCGTCGAGAGGATCTCCTGCTGGACGTCGGTCAGACCGGCGGTCTGGGCGAGACGGGCCATGGCCTACTTCTCCGTCTTTTCCGTAGGTGCGTTCAGTTCCGGGCGGCCCGGCTGCTCGCCGCCGCGCTCCTTGATGTACGTCTCGGTGGGCACCATCACCTTGCGGCGGAAGACGCACACCAGGGTGCCGTCCTGCTTGTAGCCCTTGGTCTCGACGTAGACGATGCCGCGGTCGTTCTTCGACTTCGACGGCCACTTGTCCAGCACGGTCGTCTCGCCGTAGATCGTGTCGCCGTGGAAGGTCGGCGCCACGTGCTTCAGCGACTCGATCTCCAGGTTGGCGATCGCCTTGCCGGAGATGTCCGGGACGGACATGCCGAGCAGGAGGGAGTAGATGTAGTTCCCGACGACGACGTTCTTGCCGAAGTCCGTCGTCTTCTCCGCATAGTTGGTGTCCATGTGGAGCGGGTGGTGGTTCATGGTGAGGAGACAGAACAGGTGGTCGTCGTACTCCGTGACCGTCTTGCCCGGCCAGTGCTTGTACGTCGCCCCGACCTCGAACTCCTCGTACGTGCGTCCGAACTGCATCGCGCTCAGGCCTCCGGGATCTCGAACGTCGACGTACGGGTCATCCCCGCCGCCCGCCCCTTGCCGGCGATGACCAGGGCCATCTTGCGGCTGGCCTCGTCGATCATCTCGTCGCCGAGCATCGCGGAGCCCTTCTTGCCGCCCGCCTCGGACGTGTAGTAGTCGTACGCGTCCAGGATCAGCTCGGCGTGGTCGTAGTCCTCCTGGGAGGGCGAGAAGATCTCGTTGGACGCCTCCACCTGGCCCGGGTGCAGCACCCACTTGCCGTCGAAGCCGAGCGCGGCGGCGCGCTGCGCCACCTCGCGGTAGCCCTCGACGTTGCGGATCTGCAGGTAGGGACCGTCGATCGCCTGGAGGTTGTTGGCGCGGGCGGCCATCAGGATCTTCATCAGGATGTAGTGGTAGGCGTCCGCCGGGTAGCCGGGCGGCTGCTCGCCCACGACCAGGGACTTCATGTTGATGGAGGCCATGAAGTCGGCCGGGCCGAAGATGATCGTCTCCAGGCGCGGGGAGGCCTGCGCGATCGCGTTGACGTTGTTCAGGCCCTGCGCGTTCTCGATCTGCGCCTCGATGCCGATCTTGCCGACCTCGAAGCCCATGGTCTTCTCGATCTGCGTCAGCAGCAGGTCCAGCGCGACGACCTGCTCGGCGTTCTGCACCTTCGGCAGCATGATGCAGTCGAGGTTCTGGCCGGCGCCCTCGACGACCGTCACGACGTCGCGGTACGTCCACTCGGTCGTCCAGTCGTTGACGCGCACGACCCGCGTCTTGCCCGTCCAGTCGCCCTCGTTGAGGAACTTGACGATGGTGTGCCGCGCCTCGGGCTTGGCGAGCGGCGCGCACGCGTCCTCCAGGTCCAGGAAGACCTGGTCCGCGGGGAGGCCCTGCGCCTTCTCCAGGAAGCGCGGGTTGCTGCCCGGTACGGCCAGGCAGGAGCGCCGCGGGCGAAGGCGGTTGACAGGGGTCGTCATGCGGGGACCTCCAGGGGGTCGAGCTTGTTCGCTTTCCGGATCTCGTCGACGATGCGGCCGATGATCCCGGTGATGTCGAAGTCCTTCGGGGTGAACACCGCGGCCACTCCGGCAGCCCTGAGCTGTTCGGCGTCACCGTTCGGGATGATGCCACCTGCGATCACGGGTATATCTGTGGCACCGGCCACACGCAGCCGCTGGAGCACGTCGGGGACCAGCTGGGCGTGCGAGCCGGACAGGATCGACAGGCCGACGGCGTGCACGTCCTCGGCCAGGGCCGCGTCCACGATCTGCTCCGGGGTGAGCCGGATGCCCTGGTAGACCACCTCGAAGCCGGCGTCCCGCGCGCGGACCGCTATCTGCTCGGCGCCGTTGGAGTGGCCGTCCAGGCCCGGCTTGCCGACCAGGAAGCGCAGCTTGCCGACGCCCAGGTCGCGGGCGGTGGCGTCCACCTTGGCGCGGACCTCGGCCATGGCCGAGCCCTGCTCGGCGGGAACGGCCACCGGCGCGGACGAGACCCCGGTGGGCGCCCGGTACTCGCCGAACACCTCGCGCAGGGCGCCCGCCCACTCGCCGGTGGTGACCCCGGCGCGGGCGCACTCCAGCGTGGCCTCCATGAGGTTGCCGGTGCCCTTGGCGGCCTCCTTCAGCCGCTCCAGCGCCTTGCAGGGCCGCGGGTGGTTGAAGGGCGGCTGGTAGCGGGTGTCCCGCCACTTGCGCAGCGACTCGACGACCCGGGTCTCGACCTCCGGGTCCACCGTCTGGATCGCGGTGTCCAGGTCGGCCGTGAGCGGGTTCGGCTCGGTGCCCTCGAAGATGTTGACGCCGACGATCTTCTCCTCGCCGGACTCGATCCGGGCCCGGCGCTCGGCGTGCGAGGCGACCAGCTGCGACTTCAGGTAGCCGGACTCCACGGCGGCCAGCGCGCCACCCATCTCCTGGATGCGGTCGATCTCCGCGAGGACCTCCTCGACCAGCTGGTCCACCTTCGCCTCGATCACCTTCGAGCCCTCGAAGATGTCGTCGTACTCCAGCAGGTCGCTCTCGTAGGCCAGCACCTGCTGGATGCGCAGGCTCCACTGCTGGTCCCAGGGCCGGGGCAGGCCGAGGGCCTCGTTCCAGGCGGGCAGCTGCACGGCACGCGCGCGTGCGTCCTTGGAGAGGGTCACGGCCAGCATCTCCAGCACGATCCGCTGGACGTTGTTCTCCGGCTGCGCCTCGGTCAGGCCGAGCGAGTTGACCTGGACGCCGTAGCGGAAGCGGCGCTGCTTGGGGTTCTCGATGCCGTAGCGCTCGCGCGTGATCTTGTCCCAGATGCGGCCGAACGCCCGCATCTTGCACATCTCCTCGATGAAGCGGACGCCCGCGTTCACGAAGAAGGAGATGCGGGCGACCACGTCACCCATGCGCTCCTGCGGCACCTGGCCGGAGTCGCGCACGGCGTCGAGCACGGCGATCGCCGTGGACATCGCGTACGCGATCTCCTGCACCGGCGTGGCCCCGGCCTCCTGCAGGTGGTAGCTGCAGATGTTGATCGGGTTCCACTTCGGGATGTGGGAGACCGTGTACGCGATCATGTCCGTCGTCAGCCGGAGCGAGGGCCCCGGCGGGAACACGTGGGTGCCCCGGGAGAGGTACTCCTTGACGATGTCGTTCTGGGTCGTGCCCTGGAGCTTGGTGATGTCCGCGCCCTGCTCCTCGGCGACGACCTGGTAGAGCGCCAGCAGCCACATGGCAGTGGCGTTGATCGTCATCGAGGTGTTCATCTGCTCCAGGGGGATGTCCTGGAACAGCCGGCGCATGTCACCGAGGTGCGCGACGGGCACGCCCACCCGGCCGACCTCGCCGCGCGCGAGGATGTGGTCGGGGTCGTAGCCGGTCTGCGTCGGCAGGTCGAACGCCACCGACAGGCCGGTCTGGCCCTTGGCGAGATTGCGCCGGTACAGCTCGTTGGACGCCTCGGCCGTGGAGTGGCCGGCGTACGTCCGCATGAGCCACGGACGGTCCTTCTGACGCTCTGTCATCTTCGACTCTCCGGGCCTCAGACGTTCCGGAAGCGGTTGATGGCGTCGATGTGCTTGGCGCGCATCTCCTCGTCGCGCACGCCGAGGCCCTCCTCGGGCGCCAGGCACAGCACGCCGACCTTGCCCTGGTGCAGGTTGCGGTGCACGTCGTAGGCGGCCTGACCGGTGTCTTCCAGGGAGTAGGTCTTCGACAGGGTCGGGTGGATCTTGCCCTTGGCGATGAGGCGGTTGGCCTCCCAGGCCTCGCGGTAGTTGGCGAAGTGCGAGCCGATGATCCGCTTCAGGGACATCCACAGGTAGCGGTTGTCGTACTCGTGCATGTAGCCCGAGGTCGAGGCGCAGGTGGTGATGGTGCCGCCCTTGCGGGTGACGAAGACGCTCGCGCCGAAGGTCTCACGGCCGGGGTGCTCGAAGACGATGTCGATGTCCTCGCCGCCGGTCAGCTCGCGGATGCGCTTGCCGAAGCGCTTCCACTCCTTGGGGTCCTGGGTGTTCTCGTCCTTCCAGAACTTGTAGCCCTCGGCGTTGCGGTCGATGATCGCCTCGGCGCCCATCGAGCGGCAGATCTCCGCCTTCTGGGGCGAGGACACCACGCAGATCGGGTTGGCGCCGCCGGCCAGGGCGAACTGGGTGGCGTAGGAGCCGAGGCCACCGCTCGCACCCCAGATGAGCACGTTGTCGCCCTGCTTCATGCCGGCGCCGTTGCGGGAGACCAGCTGGCGGTAGGCGGTGGAGTTGACCAGGCCCGGGGCCGCGGCCTCCTCCCAGCTGAGGTGGTCCGGCTTCGGCATCAGCTGGTTGGACTTCACCAGCGCGATCTCGGCGAGGCCGCCGAAGTTGGTCTCGAAGCCCCAGATGCGCTGCTCGGGGTCGAGCATCGTGTCGTTGTGGCCGTCGGAGGACTCCAGCTCGACCGACAGGCAGTGCGCGACGACCTCGTCACCGGGCTTCCAGGCGTTGACGCCCGGGCCGGTGCGCAGGACCACGCCCGCGAGGTCGGAGCCGATGATGTGGTACGGCAGGTCGTGCCGCTTGGCCAGCTCGCTGGTGCGGCCGTAGCGCTCCAGGAACCCGAAGGTGGACAGCGGCTCGAAGATCGAGGTCCACACCGAGTTGTAGTTGACCGAGGAGGCCATGACGGCCACCAGGGCCTCGCCCGGGCCCAGTTCGGGCAGGGGGACCTCGTCGAGGTGGATCGACTTGCGCGGGTCCTTGTCGCGGGTCTGCAGGCCCGCGAACATCTCCGTCTCGTCCTTGTGCACGGTGATGGCACGGTACGACTCGGGGAGCGGCAGAGCGGCGAAGTCGGCGGACGTGGCGTCCTTCGACTGGATCGCGTCCAGGATGTCCTTCACGGTCACGGTGTTGCCTCCGGCGGTGAGCGCCCTGAGGGAGGGGCGCCTGAGGGATCGTCGGTGCTGCGATGAGTGCTGCTGAGGGTTTTTTGAGTGGTGTGCCGTCGGTTCGGCTCGGTGGTGCTTCGGCAGCGCTTTGTGGCGCGGAAGGTTGCCTGTGACGCAGGCGTCCGGGCGCGCAGGCCATGAGCTTGCGGGGACAGCCGGCGAGCGAACGGTCTCTGCTCGCCGGCCGCCCGGACTCCTTCAACGTATGACACCGCGTGTCAGGCCGCAAGGC contains these protein-coding regions:
- a CDS encoding MaoC family dehydratase, with amino-acid sequence MQFGRTYEEFEVGATYKHWPGKTVTEYDDHLFCLLTMNHHPLHMDTNYAEKTTDFGKNVVVGNYIYSLLLGMSVPDISGKAIANLEIESLKHVAPTFHGDTIYGETTVLDKWPSKSKNDRGIVYVETKGYKQDGTLVCVFRRKVMVPTETYIKERGGEQPGRPELNAPTEKTEK
- a CDS encoding phosphatidylserine decarboxylase, which gives rise to MPHSQTSAHRDSLVGARLARGASPWLLPTVATAALSLVRARRSGVAKAVAVPATALAAGMLWFFRDPEREIAPGRVISPADGVVQSIMPWKDGRTRVAIFMSPLNVHVNRAPLAGTVTSVEHIPGGFVPAFNKESENNERVVWHFDTELGDIEMIQIAGAVARRIVPYIPEGTKVEQGDRIGLIRFGSRVDLYLPEGVEVAVEVGQKTVAGVTRIDRD
- a CDS encoding acyl-CoA dehydrogenase family protein, which produces MARLAQTAGLTDVQQEILSTVRDFVDKEIIPVATELEHRDEYPQQIVDGLKELGLFGLMIPEEYGGLGESLLTYALCVEEIARGWMSVSGIINTHFIVAYMLKQHGTQEQKDHFLPRMAAGDIRGAFSMSEPGLGSDVSAITSKAVKDGDEYVLNGQKMWLTNGGTSSLVAVLVRSDEGHPEGTAPHKSMTTFLIEKEPGFGEVRPGLTIPGKIDKMGYKGVDTTELIMDGLRIPADRVLGGVTGRGFYQMMDGVEVGRVNVAARGCGVAQRAFELGVQYAQQRHTFGKPIAQHQAIQFKLAEMATKVEAAHAMMVNAARKKDSGERNDLEAGMAKYLASEYCKEVVEDAFRIHGGYGFSKEYEIERLYREAPMLLIGEGTAEIQKMIIGRRLLEEYRFQG
- a CDS encoding protein meaA, which codes for MTERQKDRPWLMRTYAGHSTAEASNELYRRNLAKGQTGLSVAFDLPTQTGYDPDHILARGEVGRVGVPVAHLGDMRRLFQDIPLEQMNTSMTINATAMWLLALYQVVAEEQGADITKLQGTTQNDIVKEYLSRGTHVFPPGPSLRLTTDMIAYTVSHIPKWNPINICSYHLQEAGATPVQEIAYAMSTAIAVLDAVRDSGQVPQERMGDVVARISFFVNAGVRFIEEMCKMRAFGRIWDKITRERYGIENPKQRRFRYGVQVNSLGLTEAQPENNVQRIVLEMLAVTLSKDARARAVQLPAWNEALGLPRPWDQQWSLRIQQVLAYESDLLEYDDIFEGSKVIEAKVDQLVEEVLAEIDRIQEMGGALAAVESGYLKSQLVASHAERRARIESGEEKIVGVNIFEGTEPNPLTADLDTAIQTVDPEVETRVVESLRKWRDTRYQPPFNHPRPCKALERLKEAAKGTGNLMEATLECARAGVTTGEWAGALREVFGEYRAPTGVSSAPVAVPAEQGSAMAEVRAKVDATARDLGVGKLRFLVGKPGLDGHSNGAEQIAVRARDAGFEVVYQGIRLTPEQIVDAALAEDVHAVGLSILSGSHAQLVPDVLQRLRVAGATDIPVIAGGIIPNGDAEQLRAAGVAAVFTPKDFDITGIIGRIVDEIRKANKLDPLEVPA
- the ccrA gene encoding crotonyl-CoA carboxylase/reductase, which produces MKDILDAIQSKDATSADFAALPLPESYRAITVHKDETEMFAGLQTRDKDPRKSIHLDEVPLPELGPGEALVAVMASSVNYNSVWTSIFEPLSTFGFLERYGRTSELAKRHDLPYHIIGSDLAGVVLRTGPGVNAWKPGDEVVAHCLSVELESSDGHNDTMLDPEQRIWGFETNFGGLAEIALVKSNQLMPKPDHLSWEEAAAPGLVNSTAYRQLVSRNGAGMKQGDNVLIWGASGGLGSYATQFALAGGANPICVVSSPQKAEICRSMGAEAIIDRNAEGYKFWKDENTQDPKEWKRFGKRIRELTGGEDIDIVFEHPGRETFGASVFVTRKGGTITTCASTSGYMHEYDNRYLWMSLKRIIGSHFANYREAWEANRLIAKGKIHPTLSKTYSLEDTGQAAYDVHRNLHQGKVGVLCLAPEEGLGVRDEEMRAKHIDAINRFRNV
- a CDS encoding HpcH/HpaI aldolase/citrate lyase family protein, with translation MTTPVNRLRPRRSCLAVPGSNPRFLEKAQGLPADQVFLDLEDACAPLAKPEARHTIVKFLNEGDWTGKTRVVRVNDWTTEWTYRDVVTVVEGAGQNLDCIMLPKVQNAEQVVALDLLLTQIEKTMGFEVGKIGIEAQIENAQGLNNVNAIAQASPRLETIIFGPADFMASINMKSLVVGEQPPGYPADAYHYILMKILMAARANNLQAIDGPYLQIRNVEGYREVAQRAAALGFDGKWVLHPGQVEASNEIFSPSQEDYDHAELILDAYDYYTSEAGGKKGSAMLGDEMIDEASRKMALVIAGKGRAAGMTRTSTFEIPEA